A DNA window from Nitratidesulfovibrio sp. contains the following coding sequences:
- a CDS encoding sirohydrochlorin cobaltochelatase, whose protein sequence is MKKGILLAAFGSGTPQGQSTLRLFDERVRALFPGVPVRWAFTSVVMRNRLAAARQKTDSVQKALRKMWFEKYTHVAVQSLHSIPGAEYADLLADVEEMRGAEGRPDGFVRATVGAPLLDSDGDIHRATAALLTHLPPERAPGDACVFMGHGTWHEGESRYAVLSAQVRQRDPLVHIGTMDGDCTIDDILPRLAEAGVRRVWLLPLLSVVGRHAMLDMAGDAPDSWRSRIVAAGMECVPVLRGTAEYGGFVDIWLDHLGVALRALDADSDEGVAVNGDADGDGAPR, encoded by the coding sequence ATGAAAAAAGGCATCCTTCTCGCTGCGTTCGGCTCCGGAACCCCGCAGGGGCAGTCCACCCTTCGTCTGTTCGACGAACGGGTGCGGGCGTTGTTTCCGGGCGTGCCGGTGCGCTGGGCGTTCACCTCGGTGGTCATGCGCAACCGGCTGGCGGCCGCGCGCCAGAAGACCGATTCTGTCCAGAAGGCCCTGCGCAAGATGTGGTTCGAAAAGTATACGCACGTGGCCGTGCAGTCGCTGCATTCCATTCCCGGCGCGGAATATGCCGACCTGCTGGCCGACGTGGAGGAGATGCGCGGGGCGGAAGGCAGGCCCGACGGCTTCGTGCGGGCCACCGTGGGCGCCCCCCTGTTGGATTCCGACGGGGACATCCACCGCGCCACCGCCGCGCTGCTGACCCACCTGCCGCCGGAACGCGCCCCCGGCGACGCCTGCGTGTTCATGGGGCACGGCACCTGGCACGAGGGGGAATCGCGCTACGCGGTGCTGTCCGCCCAAGTGCGCCAGCGCGATCCGCTGGTGCACATCGGCACCATGGACGGCGATTGCACCATCGACGACATCCTGCCCCGCCTGGCGGAGGCCGGGGTGCGCCGGGTGTGGCTGCTGCCGCTGCTTTCGGTGGTGGGGCGGCACGCCATGCTGGACATGGCCGGTGACGCGCCAGACTCGTGGCGGTCGCGCATCGTGGCGGCAGGCATGGAATGCGTGCCCGTGCTGCGCGGCACCGCCGAGTACGGCGGTTTTGTGGACATCTGGCTGGATCATCTGGGCGTGGCCCTGCGCGCGCTGGACGCCGACAGTGACGAGGGTGTTGCCGTAAACGGGGATGCGGACGGGGACGGGGCGCCCCGGTAG
- a CDS encoding twin-arginine translocase TatA/TatE family subunit yields the protein MFGIGIQELLVVLVLVLLVFGANKLPEIGGGLGRAIRNFKRATSEPDEIDITPGKKNGKIDKDDKQA from the coding sequence ATGTTCGGTATCGGCATTCAGGAATTGTTGGTCGTTCTCGTTCTGGTCCTGCTGGTATTCGGGGCCAACAAGCTGCCTGAAATCGGCGGCGGACTCGGGCGTGCCATCCGGAACTTCAAGCGGGCCACCAGCGAACCCGATGAAATCGACATCACTCCAGGCAAAAAGAACGGCAAGATCGACAAGGACGACAAGCAGGCATAA
- a CDS encoding rhodanese-like domain-containing protein → MRRIVVIGSGVGAGKLAARVKRLLPGCEVNMVMPEAPEVKVGGAEGNGPFSACLGGRRASRVLLAAREVGVLDASELSVDLDANTVITGSSRGRLAVRYDQLAMEIDATPRIPRALRGAPNVFAWPCADATGLDAVLAERVAAGACRAVVVGQGPEALEALRLARAAGATPVWVRTRAATSDAANAANAVDADMWRHAARMARRNGVETVNWTGVAMERMGALPADGGGFAALVAVAPERADGAGGSDLRVEGDVFIWTSPMVVQNPALTLDGISLDDIGRIDVDGCLRTGAPGVYVFGTGVGVQRMAPDGSVEQVAAVPAEVPGLIRVLADHLASIDGSGASVAPARGVAACPAGDLAAELAGADGSAVAGLPDDLSAELAADLAAALGDCPCRLPALGTVHGEGPGVTVAAVGLGSADCARAEVETEFSVYATPAVQAGAGQAVSGQDDDDAAVRGGLPAGHAVKLLAAKAGGALLGAQVVGRDAELCAAVVSVASLALRAGMRVADLAQAELPGAAGELLRRAAAVLSNKLAGRYFGITSDEFIASREAGAEFFTLDLRSLPDWRAGHVPGAYNIPHTQLRKRLQDEVPRFTPIVLVGTTSDAAWSVACMLGGLGATDLYVLDGGMAFWPHALETA, encoded by the coding sequence ATGCGACGCATAGTTGTCATAGGTTCCGGTGTGGGGGCGGGCAAGCTTGCCGCGCGCGTCAAGCGGCTGCTGCCGGGGTGCGAGGTAAACATGGTCATGCCTGAAGCGCCCGAGGTAAAGGTTGGCGGTGCCGAGGGCAACGGCCCGTTTTCCGCGTGCCTGGGGGGGCGGCGCGCCTCGCGCGTGCTGCTGGCCGCCCGCGAGGTGGGCGTGCTAGATGCCTCCGAGCTTTCCGTCGATCTTGACGCCAACACCGTCATCACCGGCTCCAGCCGGGGGCGGCTGGCGGTGCGCTACGACCAGTTGGCCATGGAAATCGACGCCACCCCGCGCATTCCCCGCGCCCTGCGTGGCGCACCCAACGTGTTTGCCTGGCCCTGCGCCGACGCCACGGGCCTTGATGCCGTGCTGGCGGAACGCGTGGCCGCCGGGGCCTGCCGCGCTGTGGTGGTGGGCCAGGGGCCCGAGGCGCTGGAAGCCCTGCGCCTTGCCCGGGCCGCCGGGGCCACTCCGGTATGGGTGCGCACCCGCGCCGCGACCAGCGATGCCGCCAACGCCGCCAACGCCGTGGACGCCGACATGTGGCGCCACGCGGCGCGCATGGCTCGTCGCAATGGCGTGGAAACGGTGAACTGGACCGGCGTGGCCATGGAACGCATGGGCGCGCTGCCTGCCGATGGCGGCGGCTTTGCCGCGCTGGTGGCCGTTGCCCCCGAACGTGCCGATGGGGCAGGCGGTTCCGACCTGCGCGTGGAAGGCGACGTGTTCATCTGGACCAGCCCCATGGTGGTGCAGAATCCGGCCCTGACTCTGGACGGCATCAGCCTGGACGACATCGGCCGCATCGACGTGGACGGCTGCCTGCGCACCGGTGCGCCCGGCGTGTATGTGTTCGGCACCGGGGTCGGCGTGCAGCGCATGGCCCCGGACGGCAGCGTGGAGCAGGTTGCAGCCGTGCCCGCCGAGGTGCCGGGGCTTATCCGCGTCTTGGCCGACCATCTGGCCTCTATTGACGGTTCCGGTGCCAGCGTGGCCCCCGCCCGGGGCGTGGCCGCCTGCCCGGCGGGTGACTTGGCGGCGGAACTGGCCGGGGCCGATGGTTCAGCCGTTGCCGGGCTGCCCGACGACTTGTCCGCCGAGCTGGCTGCCGATCTGGCCGCCGCGCTGGGTGATTGCCCCTGCCGCCTGCCCGCCCTGGGCACCGTGCATGGCGAAGGCCCCGGCGTGACCGTGGCCGCCGTGGGGTTGGGCTCTGCCGACTGCGCCAGGGCCGAGGTGGAAACCGAGTTTTCCGTGTACGCAACCCCCGCCGTTCAGGCCGGGGCTGGCCAGGCCGTCTCCGGTCAGGACGATGACGATGCCGCCGTCCGGGGCGGCCTGCCCGCCGGCCATGCCGTGAAGCTGCTGGCCGCCAAGGCAGGTGGTGCGCTGCTGGGCGCGCAGGTGGTGGGCCGCGACGCGGAGCTGTGCGCCGCCGTGGTGTCCGTCGCCTCGCTGGCGCTGCGCGCGGGCATGCGCGTGGCCGACCTGGCCCAGGCGGAACTGCCCGGCGCGGCCGGTGAACTGCTGCGTCGTGCGGCGGCCGTGCTGTCCAACAAGCTGGCGGGCCGCTACTTCGGCATTACCTCGGACGAGTTCATCGCCTCGCGCGAGGCCGGGGCGGAGTTCTTCACCCTGGACCTGCGCAGCCTGCCCGACTGGCGCGCGGGCCATGTGCCCGGCGCGTACAACATTCCCCACACCCAGTTGCGCAAGCGGTTGCAGGACGAGGTGCCGCGCTTCACCCCCATCGTGCTGGTGGGGACCACCTCCGACGCGGCGTGGAGCGTGGCCTGCATGCTGGGCGGCCTGGGGGCCACCGACCTCTACGTGCTGGACGGCGGCATGGCCTTCTGGCCCCATGCGCTGGAGACGGCATGA
- a CDS encoding HAD family hydrolase, protein MYPTVHRLQQLFPRGLKGIIFDCDGVLFDSRASNIQYYNLILGALGQPPMSRQDEDYTHMASVGQSLARIVPPALMSRLPEARKRIVYRRDILPLLDPEPGLMELLRWLRDAGLRRGICTNRTTTMEYVLDHFGMTELFFPVMTASRVRAKPHPEGICATLDAWGLARDEVAFMGDTIADEETARMAGVCFWAYRSPSLAARLHLDDFWMLRRVLAEYLRQENGRGAASGCSRP, encoded by the coding sequence GTGTATCCAACGGTTCATCGCCTTCAGCAGCTGTTCCCCAGGGGCCTCAAGGGCATCATCTTCGATTGCGACGGCGTGCTGTTCGACTCGCGCGCGTCCAACATCCAGTACTACAACCTCATCCTTGGCGCGTTGGGCCAGCCGCCCATGTCGCGGCAGGACGAGGACTACACCCACATGGCCTCGGTGGGGCAGTCGCTGGCGCGCATCGTGCCGCCCGCGCTGATGTCCAGATTGCCCGAGGCGCGCAAACGCATCGTCTACCGGCGCGACATCCTGCCCCTGCTGGACCCGGAGCCGGGCCTGATGGAACTTTTGCGCTGGCTGCGCGACGCGGGCCTTCGCCGGGGCATCTGCACCAACCGCACCACCACCATGGAATACGTGCTCGACCACTTCGGCATGACCGAGCTGTTCTTTCCGGTCATGACGGCGTCACGCGTGCGGGCCAAACCCCACCCGGAAGGCATCTGCGCCACCCTGGACGCCTGGGGCCTTGCCCGCGACGAGGTGGCCTTCATGGGCGACACCATCGCCGACGAGGAAACCGCCCGCATGGCCGGGGTGTGTTTCTGGGCCTACCGCAGCCCGTCGCTGGCCGCGCGGCTGCATCTGGACGACTTCTGGATGCTGCGCCGGGTGCTGGCGGAGTACCTGCGTCAGGAGAACGGGCGGGGCGCCGCGTCCGGTTGCTCCCGTCCGTAA
- a CDS encoding YggT family protein produces MFVFSNLIFGVARVLDAVLNLYFWIVIVSAVLSWVNPDPYNPIVRILRNLTEPVFYRVRKWIPFTYVGGLDLSPVVVLLAIQFISAVLVQSLYQFAVTMR; encoded by the coding sequence ATGTTCGTCTTTTCGAATCTCATTTTCGGCGTGGCGCGCGTGCTGGATGCCGTGCTGAACCTGTATTTCTGGATCGTCATCGTTTCGGCGGTTCTCTCGTGGGTCAACCCGGATCCCTACAATCCCATCGTGCGCATTCTGCGCAACCTGACGGAACCGGTGTTCTACCGGGTCCGCAAGTGGATTCCGTTCACCTACGTGGGGGGGCTCGACCTGTCCCCGGTGGTGGTGTTGCTGGCCATCCAGTTCATCAGCGCCGTGCTTGTCCAGTCGTTGTACCAGTTCGCCGTCACCATGCGATAG
- a CDS encoding DivIVA domain-containing protein, whose product MSVSRIDLLNHSFSKSLRGYTTEEVDRMMQEAADAIGRLSEEKAALAGQVARLEERLSEFKERESTLRDTLMTTQRVTADLKASAQREAQLIIDAAHSKAENLINQGQLRLARIQEDIAEARKVKAQFEMKVRSVVQQHLRMLDMSREDDEALEAAAARIAGRQKGGPA is encoded by the coding sequence ATGTCCGTGAGCCGCATAGATCTGCTGAACCACAGCTTCTCCAAGTCCCTGCGAGGCTACACCACCGAAGAGGTGGACAGGATGATGCAGGAGGCAGCGGATGCCATCGGTCGGCTGAGCGAGGAAAAGGCCGCGCTGGCCGGGCAGGTGGCGCGGCTGGAAGAACGCCTGTCCGAATTCAAGGAGCGGGAATCGACGTTGCGAGATACGTTGATGACCACCCAAAGGGTTACCGCCGACCTCAAGGCAAGTGCCCAGAGGGAGGCGCAGCTGATCATCGACGCTGCCCATTCCAAGGCGGAGAACCTCATCAATCAGGGGCAGCTCCGCCTTGCGCGCATTCAGGAGGACATTGCCGAGGCCCGCAAGGTCAAGGCGCAGTTCGAGATGAAGGTGCGCTCCGTGGTGCAGCAGCACCTGCGCATGCTGGACATGTCCCGCGAAGACGACGAGGCCCTGGAGGCCGCTGCGGCCCGCATCGCCGGGCGGCAGAAAGGTGGACCGGCCTGA
- a CDS encoding DUF167 domain-containing protein, with the protein MRAVPGARKSACEGTADGRLKVRLAAPAVDNKANKALEQFVASALGMRRNRVRLVSGHTSRLKKLIVESDVEPSWGLLGTCGKEQPSTP; encoded by the coding sequence GTGCGGGCGGTGCCCGGCGCGCGCAAGAGCGCCTGCGAGGGCACGGCGGACGGAAGGCTGAAGGTGCGCCTGGCCGCACCGGCGGTGGACAACAAGGCCAACAAGGCGCTGGAGCAATTCGTGGCCTCCGCGCTGGGAATGCGCCGCAACCGCGTGCGCCTGGTATCCGGCCACACGAGCCGGTTGAAGAAACTGATCGTCGAATCGGATGTGGAGCCCAGCTGGGGCCTGCTTGGCACATGTGGGAAAGAACAACCCTCAACGCCATAG
- a CDS encoding DUF465 domain-containing protein, with the protein MEPKDNALIEKYAVTDPELKALWDEHILFEKQLEKIESKSFLTPAEEKVAKELKKQKLDGKTRLHAILDRYRALEG; encoded by the coding sequence ATGGAACCGAAAGACAACGCGCTCATCGAGAAGTACGCCGTCACGGACCCCGAACTGAAGGCGCTATGGGACGAGCATATTCTGTTCGAGAAACAGTTGGAGAAGATCGAATCCAAGTCGTTCCTGACCCCCGCTGAAGAAAAGGTGGCCAAGGAACTGAAGAAACAGAAACTCGACGGAAAGACCCGGCTCCACGCCATACTGGACCGGTACCGCGCCTTGGAGGGCTAG
- the ilvB gene encoding biosynthetic-type acetolactate synthase large subunit — protein MELNGARILLECLKREGVDVLFGYPGGAVIDIYDELPRHDIRHILVRHEQAAVHAADGFARASGKVGVCLVTSGPGATNTVTGIATAYADSIPMVVLTGQVPTPLIGNDAFQEVDIVGITRPCTKHNYLVKDVRDLARVLRQAFYLARSGRPGPVLVDLPKDVMQARTEFIWPEDVKMRSYNPTYRPNLNQLRRAVEALIEAKRPLFFAGGGVVMSDASEELGWLARTLSIPVTATLMGLGAFPGDDPLWLGMIGMHGTYAGNKAVNNADCIVAVGARFDDRVTGRLSAFASGARIIHIDIDPTSIRKNVQVDIPVVGDCRKALAGIREIATTRLAEKDWAAAHEPWLTQVSTWRTEQPLTYVQNGTIKPQQVVETIFSITRGDAIVTTEVGQNQMWTAQFFTFRKPRTLLTSGGLGTMGYGFPAAIGAQFAFPDKLVIDMAGDGSIQMNIQELATAVCNKLPIKIVILNNGYLGMVRQWQELFYQRNYCSTCMEAQPDFVKLAEAYGAEGYRITEVGELESTLRAAFASPHTAVIDVRVEREENVYPMVPAGAALDEMLLV, from the coding sequence ATGGAACTGAACGGGGCCCGGATTCTGCTGGAATGCCTCAAACGGGAAGGCGTGGACGTGCTGTTCGGCTATCCCGGCGGGGCCGTCATAGATATTTATGACGAACTGCCCCGGCACGATATCCGGCATATATTGGTCCGGCACGAACAGGCGGCGGTACACGCCGCCGACGGTTTCGCCCGCGCGTCGGGCAAGGTGGGCGTCTGTCTGGTCACTTCCGGGCCGGGCGCCACCAATACCGTGACCGGCATCGCCACGGCCTATGCCGATTCCATTCCCATGGTCGTGCTGACGGGGCAGGTACCCACCCCCCTCATCGGCAACGACGCCTTCCAGGAAGTGGACATTGTCGGCATCACCCGCCCGTGCACCAAGCACAACTATCTGGTGAAGGACGTGCGCGACCTTGCCCGCGTGCTGCGGCAGGCCTTTTATCTGGCCCGCTCCGGCAGGCCGGGTCCCGTTCTTGTCGATTTGCCCAAGGACGTCATGCAGGCCAGGACAGAATTCATCTGGCCCGAAGACGTCAAGATGCGCAGCTACAACCCCACCTACCGGCCCAACCTGAACCAGCTGCGCCGCGCGGTGGAGGCCCTTATCGAGGCCAAGCGCCCGCTGTTCTTCGCGGGGGGCGGCGTGGTCATGTCCGACGCCAGCGAAGAACTGGGCTGGCTGGCCCGCACCCTGAGCATTCCGGTTACCGCCACCCTGATGGGCCTTGGCGCCTTTCCGGGCGACGACCCGCTGTGGCTGGGCATGATCGGCATGCACGGCACCTATGCGGGCAACAAGGCCGTGAACAACGCCGACTGCATCGTGGCCGTGGGCGCACGCTTCGACGACCGGGTGACCGGACGCCTTTCCGCATTCGCTTCCGGCGCGCGCATCATCCACATCGACATCGACCCCACGTCCATCCGCAAGAACGTGCAGGTGGACATTCCCGTGGTGGGCGACTGCCGCAAGGCGCTGGCGGGCATCCGCGAGATAGCCACCACCCGCCTTGCCGAAAAGGACTGGGCGGCGGCGCACGAGCCGTGGCTGACCCAGGTTTCCACCTGGCGCACCGAACAGCCCCTGACCTACGTGCAGAACGGCACCATCAAGCCGCAGCAGGTGGTGGAAACCATCTTCTCCATCACCCGTGGCGACGCCATCGTCACCACCGAGGTGGGCCAGAACCAGATGTGGACGGCCCAGTTCTTCACCTTCCGCAAGCCGCGCACGCTGCTTACGTCCGGCGGGCTCGGCACCATGGGCTACGGCTTTCCGGCCGCCATCGGCGCGCAGTTCGCCTTTCCGGACAAGCTGGTCATCGACATGGCGGGCGACGGGTCCATCCAGATGAACATCCAGGAACTGGCCACCGCCGTCTGCAACAAGCTGCCCATCAAGATCGTGATCCTGAACAACGGCTACCTCGGCATGGTACGCCAGTGGCAGGAGCTGTTCTACCAGCGCAACTACTGCTCCACCTGCATGGAGGCGCAGCCCGACTTCGTGAAGCTGGCCGAGGCCTACGGGGCCGAAGGCTACCGCATCACCGAGGTGGGCGAGTTGGAATCCACGCTGCGCGCGGCCTTCGCCTCGCCCCATACCGCCGTCATCGACGTGCGGGTGGAACGCGAGGAGAACGTGTACCCCATGGTGCCCGCTGGCGCGGCCCTGGACGAAATGCTGCTGGTCTAG
- the ilvN gene encoding acetolactate synthase small subunit yields the protein MRHVLSVLVENEPGVLSRVAGLFSGRGFNIESLNVAPTLEEGVSLMTISTSGEEQIIEQIVKQLRKLVTVIKVVDFIDVSAVEREMMMVKVQADDARRAEVLRIADIFRCKVVDVSLNDLTLEATGDHGKIQAILSLLARFGIKEIARTGTVAMRRSMQPESM from the coding sequence ATGCGACATGTGCTTTCCGTTCTCGTGGAGAACGAACCGGGCGTGCTGTCCCGGGTGGCGGGGCTGTTTAGCGGACGCGGTTTCAACATTGAGTCGCTGAACGTGGCCCCCACGCTGGAAGAGGGCGTTTCGCTCATGACCATCAGCACCAGTGGCGAGGAACAGATCATCGAGCAGATCGTCAAGCAGTTGCGCAAGCTGGTGACGGTGATCAAGGTTGTGGACTTCATCGATGTTTCCGCCGTCGAGCGCGAGATGATGATGGTCAAGGTGCAGGCCGACGACGCCCGCCGGGCCGAGGTGCTGCGCATCGCCGACATCTTTCGCTGCAAGGTGGTGGACGTGAGCCTGAATGACCTGACCCTGGAAGCCACCGGCGACCACGGGAAGATCCAGGCCATCCTGAGCCTGCTGGCCCGCTTCGGCATCAAGGAAATCGCCCGCACCGGCACCGTGGCCATGCGGCGGTCTATGCAGCCGGAATCAATGTAG
- the ilvC gene encoding ketol-acid reductoisomerase, whose protein sequence is MKVYYEQDATLEVLKDKTVAIIGYGSQGHAHAQNLRDSGINVVVGQRPGGANYELAKEHGFAPLPVAEAAAKADLIMILLPDQVQAAIYEAEIKPNLKPGDALLFAHGFNIHFGQIEPPKDVDVFMIAPKGPGHLVRRTYTEGGGVPCLVAIHQDATGKAMEKALAYAKGVGGARSGVIETTFKEETETDLFGEQAVLCGGLSSLIKAGFETLVEAGYQPEIAYFECLHEVKLIVDLIYEGGLAKMRHSISDTAEYGDYVTGRRIVNEETKKEMKKVLQEIQEGTFARNFILEAKAGYPGFKATRRIEADHQIEKVGGKLRGMMPWLHKK, encoded by the coding sequence ATGAAGGTCTATTACGAACAGGATGCGACACTGGAGGTCCTGAAGGACAAGACCGTGGCCATCATCGGCTACGGCAGTCAGGGCCACGCGCACGCTCAGAACCTGCGCGACTCCGGGATCAACGTCGTTGTCGGGCAGCGTCCCGGCGGGGCCAACTACGAACTCGCCAAGGAACACGGCTTTGCGCCGCTACCCGTGGCCGAGGCCGCAGCCAAGGCCGACCTCATCATGATCTTACTCCCCGACCAGGTACAGGCCGCGATCTACGAAGCGGAAATCAAGCCGAACCTGAAGCCGGGCGACGCACTGCTGTTCGCCCACGGGTTCAACATCCACTTCGGCCAGATCGAGCCCCCGAAGGACGTCGACGTCTTCATGATCGCCCCCAAGGGCCCGGGCCATCTCGTTCGCCGCACCTACACCGAGGGGGGCGGCGTCCCCTGCCTCGTCGCCATCCACCAAGATGCGACCGGCAAGGCCATGGAGAAGGCTCTGGCGTATGCCAAGGGCGTTGGTGGTGCGCGTTCCGGCGTCATCGAAACCACCTTCAAGGAAGAAACCGAGACCGACCTGTTCGGTGAACAGGCGGTGCTGTGCGGCGGTCTTTCGTCGCTCATCAAGGCCGGTTTCGAAACCCTGGTCGAAGCGGGCTACCAGCCCGAAATCGCCTACTTCGAGTGCCTGCATGAAGTGAAGCTCATCGTCGACCTCATTTACGAGGGCGGCCTTGCCAAGATGCGCCACTCCATCAGCGACACCGCAGAATACGGCGACTACGTCACCGGCCGTCGCATCGTGAACGAGGAAACGAAGAAGGAAATGAAGAAGGTGCTCCAGGAAATCCAGGAAGGCACCTTCGCCCGCAACTTCATCCTCGAGGCCAAGGCCGGGTACCCCGGTTTCAAGGCCACCCGCCGCATTGAGGCCGACCACCAGATCGAGAAGGTGGGCGGCAAGCTGCGCGGCATGATGCCCTGGCTGCACAAGAAGTAG
- a CDS encoding MarR family winged helix-turn-helix transcriptional regulator, whose amino-acid sequence MVEDFRISSIGHQCLCNGLRRAARAVTRLYDSHLAPSGLRATQFSILAALETTGPIILGKLAERLVTERTTLTRNLSLLEARGLVQAAAGKDQRQRYVSITPEGREALNAALPYWEQAQAFLRSRLGEGRLDALLGDFSEVVDAAEVPPPSGKCPS is encoded by the coding sequence GTGGTTGAAGACTTCCGGATTTCATCCATTGGGCACCAATGTCTATGTAACGGTCTGCGGCGCGCGGCCAGGGCCGTGACCCGGCTGTATGACAGCCATCTGGCCCCTAGCGGGCTGCGAGCAACGCAGTTCAGTATTCTCGCGGCGTTGGAAACGACAGGCCCCATCATTCTTGGGAAACTCGCGGAACGTCTTGTCACCGAGCGCACCACCCTTACGCGGAATCTTTCCCTTCTGGAGGCGCGCGGGCTGGTTCAAGCAGCGGCTGGCAAGGACCAGCGCCAGCGGTATGTCTCCATCACGCCGGAGGGGCGCGAGGCCCTGAATGCTGCGCTGCCTTACTGGGAGCAGGCCCAGGCCTTCCTGCGCAGCCGCTTGGGTGAAGGCAGGCTGGATGCCTTGCTCGGAGATTTTTCGGAAGTGGTTGATGCGGCAGAAGTCCCGCCCCCTTCAGGGAAGTGTCCTTCATAA
- a CDS encoding 4Fe-4S binding protein translates to MELGRKALDAERTDILAAYPRARTLVALAFPLNPENIRSPARHMSSAEVHNASDECVTTSRGILRALNAQGVRGVAVPADFPMDMGRFPGKIWTVSHKIVAVEAGLGHMGVNRLVLHPRFGSFIRLTSLVIDAEVDSYGTPLENSPCIHCGLCAAVCPVGAVKNKGAFDPMACMTHAYRDNVLGFMDLLDAAMTSPGIEAFRQRFLDRETASMWQSLMYKMNYRCGYCMAVCPAGRPGGAEFISGRKAYVDEVVKPLLKRQEEVYVIPGSPAEKRATGNSSKLVRRVVPLVERRQG, encoded by the coding sequence GTGGAACTGGGCCGAAAGGCGCTGGACGCGGAACGAACCGATATTCTGGCGGCGTACCCGCGTGCACGCACGCTCGTTGCGCTGGCCTTTCCCCTGAACCCGGAAAACATCCGCAGTCCGGCCAGACACATGTCTTCGGCGGAAGTCCACAATGCTTCGGATGAATGTGTCACCACCTCGCGGGGCATCCTGCGTGCCCTGAACGCACAGGGTGTGCGAGGCGTGGCCGTTCCGGCGGACTTCCCGATGGACATGGGCCGCTTTCCCGGCAAGATATGGACGGTGAGCCACAAGATCGTGGCCGTGGAGGCGGGCCTGGGGCACATGGGCGTAAACCGGCTGGTGCTGCACCCGCGCTTTGGCAGCTTCATCCGGCTTACGTCGCTGGTCATCGACGCCGAGGTGGACAGTTACGGCACCCCGCTTGAAAATTCGCCGTGCATCCATTGCGGCCTGTGTGCGGCGGTATGTCCCGTGGGGGCGGTCAAGAACAAGGGGGCCTTCGATCCCATGGCCTGCATGACCCACGCGTATCGCGACAACGTTCTCGGCTTCATGGACCTGCTCGATGCGGCGATGACCTCTCCGGGAATCGAGGCCTTTCGTCAGCGCTTCCTCGACCGGGAGACTGCGTCCATGTGGCAGTCGCTGATGTACAAGATGAACTACCGCTGCGGCTACTGCATGGCCGTGTGCCCCGCAGGCCGCCCCGGCGGGGCAGAGTTTATCTCTGGTCGCAAGGCCTATGTGGACGAAGTGGTGAAGCCGCTGCTCAAACGCCAGGAAGAGGTCTATGTCATCCCCGGCTCCCCGGCAGAGAAACGGGCGACAGGCAACAGCAGCAAGCTGGTGCGCCGCGTGGTACCTCTGGTGGAGCGGCGGCAAGGCTAG
- a CDS encoding NAD(P)H-dependent oxidoreductase, whose protein sequence is MSTIFTVAVIVGSLRKDSLNRKMARALVELAPPALRFEFVEVGGLPLYNQDLDDEGTPPVVWTDFRKAIQSVDAVLFLTPEYNRSMPATIKNALDVGSRPYGSSVWNGKPAAIVSVSPGNIGGFGANHHLRQSLVFLNMPPLQQPEAYIGGADKLFGPDGVLTDASMREFGAKFMNAFAGWVATNVKR, encoded by the coding sequence ATGAGCACCATATTCACCGTCGCCGTCATCGTGGGCAGCCTGCGCAAGGATTCGCTGAACCGCAAGATGGCCAGGGCCCTTGTGGAACTGGCCCCGCCCGCGTTGCGTTTCGAATTCGTGGAAGTGGGCGGCCTGCCGCTGTACAATCAGGACCTGGACGACGAAGGCACCCCGCCCGTCGTGTGGACCGATTTCCGCAAGGCCATCCAGAGCGTGGACGCCGTGCTGTTCCTGACCCCGGAATACAACCGCTCCATGCCCGCCACCATCAAGAACGCACTGGACGTGGGCTCGCGCCCGTACGGCAGCAGCGTGTGGAACGGCAAGCCCGCGGCCATCGTCAGCGTGTCGCCGGGGAACATCGGCGGCTTTGGCGCCAACCATCACCTGCGCCAGTCGCTGGTGTTCCTGAACATGCCCCCGTTGCAGCAGCCGGAGGCGTACATCGGCGGGGCGGACAAGCTGTTCGGCCCCGACGGCGTCCTGACCGACGCATCCATGCGCGAGTTCGGCGCCAAGTTCATGAATGCCTTTGCCGGCTGGGTTGCCACCAACGTGAAGAGATAG